Sequence from the Flavobacterium sp. J372 genome:
ACAATGCCAAAAACTATTTTGATTTTTAAACCCGGCAAGATATGTTTTTCAATAGCGATTGCGGCTGGCAGGAAATAGATGAAAATGTGCAACGGCAGATAACCGGCTTTAATGCTGGTTTGATGATGGTAAATGTACTTTTCAAAAAAGGCGGCATAGGCCCTTTGCACAGCCATCCGCATACGCAGGCCACGTATATTGCCAAAGGTGTTTTTGAGGTGACTATTGGCGGTGAAACAAAAACGTTGGGTGCAGGCGATTCATTTTTTGTGATGCCTAACATGGTGCACTGTGTGGTTTGCCATGAAGACGGAATGCTGGTTGATGTATTTAACCCTGTGAGGGAAGATTTTATAAAATAAATTAAAGTGATTAATGAATAAAGTAGTCACATTCGGTGAGATTATGCTGCGCCTTTCTACAGAAAGGCACCTGCGTTTTGAGCAGGCAAAATCGCTTACGGCCAACTACGGCGGCGGCGAGTTTAATGTAGCTGTTTCACTGGCCAA
This genomic interval carries:
- a CDS encoding cupin domain-containing protein yields the protein MFFNSDCGWQEIDENVQRQITGFNAGLMMVNVLFKKGGIGPLHSHPHTQATYIAKGVFEVTIGGETKTLGAGDSFFVMPNMVHCVVCHEDGMLVDVFNPVREDFIK